Proteins encoded in a region of the Bartonella taylorii genome:
- a CDS encoding M23 family metallopeptidase: protein MWDNEQQKNDPGQDPALVVKRLLPARRQVSVRWLTGTVLTGITSCILMGIALFAALDEQQRLVTPPQWFTPENLLQAQDPDANGYKGDRISPTHARQSFDSKRQFELSILQKKGDEKVIQTQHFEWIRMALAEDRPQRYTYPKFDSLSMFASDSKISTVKLQDSGHIYGAKVETKIILRNRNFIIDQEDFDGADTLTDGEVQQELKKAGFSLEKTNELLSILTLIDPLKLEDLSSSSQFTDTPEVRIVQENVTVSPQNHRIDLTKNYAEDIIPIHKKQKIADVFKETNYTKEQIEQVVSNLVKFNHSDTLKEGSLLRIGIITQAGEEDHLVRASIYQGMYHVLTIALNDKGQFVESTEPQMSHVLKTAFQNGIPHSYINTAQLPTAYDALYNSLLSHNMSQSLSQRLIRLLATNIDMKSRITPTDQLEIFYAVPQQNDKETQNGKKNKKTKSLPTNVDPEIRYISATFGNTTYKYYRYQSKDGSVDYYDSEGKSSKPFLLRKPTPNGIFGSPFGPRRHPILGYVRMHTGVDWVAPKGSPIIAVGDGIVTRIGVTGGYGNHTEIQHSNGYISSYSHQSRYAPDIKLGAKVRQGQVIGYVGTTGMATGPHCHFEIIVNGVKVDPMRIRIPDSKALTNQDLQAFMHEKNNIDSLLNSPATSSENAS from the coding sequence ATGTGGGATAACGAACAACAGAAAAATGATCCTGGGCAAGACCCTGCTCTTGTAGTCAAACGCTTGCTGCCGGCTCGCCGGCAGGTTTCTGTCCGTTGGCTCACAGGAACTGTTCTCACGGGAATCACTTCCTGCATTCTTATGGGCATTGCACTTTTTGCTGCTCTCGATGAACAGCAACGATTGGTAACACCTCCACAATGGTTTACACCAGAAAACCTCTTACAAGCACAAGATCCTGATGCCAATGGATATAAAGGTGACCGTATTTCTCCCACGCATGCACGGCAAAGTTTTGACAGTAAGCGCCAATTTGAATTATCAATTCTACAAAAAAAGGGTGATGAAAAGGTCATTCAGACACAGCACTTCGAATGGATTCGCATGGCTTTAGCCGAAGATCGCCCCCAGCGATATACTTATCCTAAATTTGATTCTTTAAGCATGTTTGCCAGTGATTCGAAAATTTCAACTGTCAAACTACAAGATTCCGGACATATTTATGGAGCGAAGGTAGAAACAAAAATAATCTTACGAAACCGTAATTTTATCATTGATCAAGAAGACTTTGATGGCGCAGATACCCTAACAGATGGTGAAGTGCAACAAGAATTAAAAAAAGCTGGATTTTCTTTGGAAAAAACCAACGAACTCCTTTCAATCCTCACTCTTATTGACCCTTTAAAATTAGAAGACTTGTCCTCATCCTCGCAATTTACAGATACCCCTGAAGTCCGTATCGTTCAAGAAAATGTAACCGTTTCCCCTCAAAATCATCGCATTGATCTCACGAAAAACTATGCTGAAGATATTATTCCCATTCATAAAAAACAAAAGATAGCCGACGTTTTCAAAGAGACAAACTACACAAAGGAGCAAATTGAACAGGTTGTAAGCAATTTAGTGAAGTTTAACCATTCGGACACACTTAAAGAGGGAAGCCTTTTACGCATTGGTATCATTACACAAGCTGGAGAAGAAGATCATCTAGTGCGGGCAAGCATTTATCAAGGGATGTATCATGTTCTCACCATTGCTCTGAATGACAAAGGCCAATTTGTTGAAAGTACAGAACCTCAAATGTCCCATGTGCTTAAAACGGCTTTTCAGAATGGTATTCCGCATTCTTATATCAATACAGCACAATTACCCACAGCTTATGACGCGCTCTATAATTCTCTGCTCAGCCATAATATGTCACAATCTCTCTCTCAACGTCTCATTCGTTTGCTAGCCACCAACATTGATATGAAAAGCCGAATAACACCAACAGATCAGCTTGAAATATTTTATGCCGTGCCACAGCAAAACGATAAAGAAACCCAAAACGGCAAAAAGAACAAGAAAACAAAAAGTCTACCCACCAATGTAGATCCAGAAATTCGTTATATCAGCGCTACCTTCGGTAATACAACGTATAAATATTACCGTTATCAATCAAAAGACGGAAGCGTCGATTATTATGATTCAGAAGGAAAAAGCTCTAAACCTTTCTTGCTCCGCAAACCCACTCCAAATGGCATTTTTGGTTCCCCCTTTGGACCACGCAGACATCCTATTTTAGGCTATGTTCGCATGCATACGGGCGTTGATTGGGTTGCACCAAAAGGCTCGCCTATTATTGCTGTAGGAGATGGTATTGTCACAAGAATTGGCGTAACAGGCGGCTATGGAAACCATACAGAAATTCAACACAGCAATGGATATATCAGCAGTTATTCACACCAGAGCCGCTATGCACCAGACATCAAACTAGGTGCTAAAGTACGTCAAGGACAAGTTATTGGCTATGTTGGAACAACAGGAATGGCAACCGGTCCGCATTGTCATTTTGAAATCATTGTCAATGGTGTAAAAGTTGATCCTATGCGTATCCGTATACCTGACAGTAAGGCTTTAACCAATCAAGACCTCCAAGCATTCATGCACGAAAAAAACAATATTGATTCTTTGTTAAATAGCCCCGCAACATCCTCAGAGAATGCTTCTTAA